A single region of the Marinilabiliales bacterium genome encodes:
- a CDS encoding hydroxylamine reductase, producing DVYTHSEMLPANYYPAFKKYKHFVGNYGSSWWAQKEEFETFNGPVLFTTNCLVPPSKNATYRERVYTTGAAGFNGFKHIADREKGGKKDFSEIIEHAKNCSPPIEIEKGEIVGGFAHAQVFALADKVVDAVKSGAIRKFFVMAGCDGRMKDRDYYTEFAEKLPKDTVILTAGCAKYRYNKLPLGDIGGIPRVLDAGQCNDSYSLAVVAMKLKEIFELNDINELPIAYNIAWYEQKAVIVLLALLSLGVRNIHLGPTLPAFLSPNVAKVLVEQFGIGGITTPDEDLKMFLN from the coding sequence GATGTTTACACCCACAGCGAAATGCTGCCGGCAAACTATTACCCGGCATTCAAAAAATACAAGCACTTCGTGGGCAACTACGGAAGCTCCTGGTGGGCACAGAAGGAGGAGTTTGAAACCTTCAACGGCCCCGTACTGTTCACCACCAACTGCCTGGTTCCCCCTTCAAAAAATGCAACATACCGTGAGAGGGTATATACAACCGGTGCAGCAGGTTTTAACGGTTTCAAACATATAGCCGACCGTGAAAAAGGCGGAAAAAAGGACTTCAGTGAGATCATAGAACACGCCAAAAACTGCAGTCCCCCGATAGAGATAGAGAAAGGTGAGATAGTTGGCGGCTTCGCCCATGCACAGGTGTTTGCTCTGGCCGACAAGGTTGTTGACGCGGTTAAAAGCGGAGCTATAAGAAAATTCTTCGTTATGGCAGGTTGCGACGGCCGTATGAAAGATCGTGATTACTATACCGAATTTGCCGAGAAGCTGCCAAAAGATACGGTAATTCTCACAGCTGGCTGCGCCAAGTACCGTTACAACAAGCTGCCGCTGGGTGACATTGGAGGCATACCCCGGGTGCTTGATGCGGGTCAGTGCAACGACTCCTACTCGCTGGCCGTGGTGGCGATGAAGCTGAAGGAGATATTCGAGCTGAACGATATCAACGAGCTCCCTATAGCCTACAACATAGCATGGTACGAGCAGAAGGCGGTAATAGTGCTGCTTGCGCTTCTTTCCCTGGGAGTCAGGAATATTCACCTCGGCCCTACCCTGCCGGCGTTTCTCTCGCCCAACGTGGCAAAAGTGCTGGTTGAGCAGTTCGGGATAGGCGGTATCACCACCCCCGACGAGGATCTCAAAATGTTCCTAAACTGA